Proteins encoded in a region of the Eriocheir sinensis breed Jianghai 21 unplaced genomic scaffold, ASM2467909v1 Scaffold454, whole genome shotgun sequence genome:
- the LOC126992407 gene encoding 5'-nucleotidase-like isoform X7, which yields MRSGVAGTPSAPKNSPSDPATIMVSAESSAATTNGEATAVPNGFRAPSITILHFNDVYNVEEQPTEPKAGAARFKTALKSHAEKDPLILFSGDILAPSIMSSFTKGEQMVPVMNQFGIHCAVFGNHDFDFGLERLVDVAERTTFPWLMSNVEDNETGKPLAGGILTHTVNWHGWKLGLIGLVEQEWLATLATINADEVTFTDYVDRGRELATSLKNEGCDYVIALTHMRTPNDIRLAENVEEIDLILGGHDHVYEEVKINGKIILKSGTDFREFSALTLTQEGEEVNVDIKKVVVDSSFELDPELKETLTEFEDVVGKKMDEVLGNFSVELDGRFSSIRTSETNLGNFICDIIMAACNGDVALLNSGTLRSDRIHPRGDFKMRDLMTILPMLDPLLVLEITGEKLVQALENGVSQYPKLEGRFPQVAGVQFVFDPKAEPGSRIIRDLVKVGDEYLNPDMKYRLVTKAYMHQGRDGYNMLIECPVLQDEEQCPMMSTAVQNHFTSIQTLQGRTRRNSTHRQSLVLLSRSTSKRSRGSLSRQESFHELENLACKLAPKVEGRIVVATDEHIIYYP from the exons ATGCGTTCTGGCGTGGCG GGCACTCCATCAGCCCCCAAGAACTCCCCATCGGATCCAGCCACAATCATGGTGTCGGCGGAGTCCTCAGCTGCCACCACTAATGGGGAGGCCACGGCTGTCCCAAATGGGTTCCGCGCCCCGTCCATCACGATCCTCCACTTCAACGATGTGTATAACGTGGAAGAGCAGCCCACCGAACCCAAGGCCGGGGCTGCGAGGTTCAAAACAGCCCTCAAGAGTCATGCCGAAAAGGACCCGCTCATCCTCTTCAGCGGGGACATCCTGGCGCCGTCCATTA tgAGTTCGTTCACCAAAGGAGAGCAAATGGTGCCCGTCATGAACCAGTTTGGGATTCACTGTGCAGTGTTTGGCAATCATGACTTTG ACTTTGGACTGGAAAGACTTGTGGATGTGGCTGAGAGGACCACTTTTCCTTGGCTCATGAGCAACGTGGAAGACAACGAGACTGGCAAACCCTTGGCTGGCggcatcctcacacacacagtcaactGGCACGGCTGGAAGCTTGGGCTG ATTGGCTTGGTGGAGCAGGAGTGGCTGGCAACGTTAGCAACCATAAATGCCGATGAAGTCACATTTACAGACTATGTGGACAGAGGCAGAGAACTTGCAACATCACTCAAGAATGAG GGTTGTGACTACGTGATCGCTCTAACTCATATGCGAACACCCAATGACATTAGACTCGCCGAAAATGTGGAAGAAATTGACCTCATTTTAGGAGGTCATGACCATGTTTATGAGGAAGTAAAG ATAAATGGTAAGATCATCCTCAAAAGTGGGACTGACTTCAGGGAGTTTTCTGCACTGACCCTCACCCAAGAGGGTGAGGAGGTGAATGTGGACAtcaagaaggtggtggtggactccTCCTTTGAGCTGGATCCTGAACTGAAGGAAACTTTGACAGAGTTTGAGG ATGTAGTAGGGAAGAAGATGGATGAAGTTCTAGGCAACTTCAGTGTCGAGCTAGATGGGAGATTTTCATCAATAAGAACCTCCGAGACCAACCTTGGCAACTTTATCTGTGATATCATAATGGCGGCTTGCAACGGTGATGTGGCGCTGCTCAACTCGGGAACACTGAGGTCTGACAGAATTCACCCCAGAGGAGACTTCAAGATGAGAGATCTCATGACCATCTTACCAATGCTGGACCCACTACTTGTCCTGGAAATCACAG GCGAGAAGCTGGTGCAAGCCCTGGAGAACGGAGTCTCCCAGTACCCCAAACTGGAGGGCCGCTTCCCACAGGTGGCTGGTGTGCAGTTTGTGTTTGATCCCAAAGCTGAACCAGGGTCACGGATAATTAGGGATTTAGTCAAGGTTGGGGACGAGTACCTTAACCCTGACATGAAATACCGCCTGGTGACCAAGGCCTACATGCATCAGGGTCGCGATGGCTACAACATGCTGATTGAATGCCCTGTCCTG CAAGATGAAGAGCAATGTCCCATGATGTCCACGGCTGTCCAGAATCACTTCACTTCCATCCAGACTCTCCAAGGCAGAACACGCCGCAACTCAACACACAGACAGTCTCTTGTGCTGCTCTCCAGAAG